From a single Coleofasciculus chthonoplastes PCC 7420 genomic region:
- a CDS encoding serine O-acetyltransferase: MVTQPDIQTIAKESVLNNLGLWQQIKEDWIAHDRDWTRPGFRAVAIQRFGVWRMQIQPKLLRAPFSILYRALYRKMRNTYGIELPYSVQLGRRVIIEHQHGIVIHGDCTIGDDCIIRQGVTLGNRYVDHPFDAPKIGNRVNVGAGAKIFGNVTIGDDANIGANAVVLCDVPAGATAVGVPAKIIKSRNTQDNG; this comes from the coding sequence ATGGTCACGCAACCAGATATACAAACCATCGCCAAAGAATCAGTCCTTAACAATCTCGGACTCTGGCAACAAATCAAAGAAGACTGGATTGCCCACGATCGCGACTGGACTCGACCGGGATTCCGCGCCGTTGCGATTCAGCGCTTTGGAGTCTGGCGTATGCAAATTCAACCCAAACTCTTACGAGCGCCGTTTAGCATTCTTTACCGGGCATTATATCGCAAAATGCGTAATACCTATGGCATAGAATTACCCTATAGCGTTCAACTGGGTCGTCGTGTGATCATCGAACATCAACATGGAATTGTGATTCACGGCGATTGTACAATTGGCGATGATTGTATTATCCGTCAAGGCGTTACCCTAGGCAATCGCTACGTAGATCATCCATTCGATGCCCCAAAAATAGGGAATCGCGTTAACGTTGGTGCGGGTGCGAAAATCTTTGGTAACGTAACTATCGGTGATGATGCTAATATTGGCGCTAACGCCGTCGTGCTTTGTGATGTCCCCGCAGGCGCAACAGCCGTTGGCGTACCTGCTAAGATCATAAAATCCCGAAACACTCAGGACAATGGTTAA
- a CDS encoding serine O-acetyltransferase — translation MVKSVTVPNISATEPDWSREQLRRWWDPSRQLLKSIRAYQKWHAKGGIIAGLLRRINVLQHRFWSVVTAADIPIDCQLGGGLLLTHPTGVVIHPKASIGPNCLILQQVTVVSGVKIGGHVDIGAGAKILRQVTIGDHAKIGANAVVLCDVPAGATAVGVPAKIITHL, via the coding sequence ATGGTTAAATCCGTCACTGTCCCCAACATTTCTGCAACAGAACCCGATTGGAGTCGCGAACAACTGCGCCGCTGGTGGGACCCTAGCCGCCAACTCCTCAAATCTATCCGTGCGTATCAAAAATGGCATGCAAAAGGAGGAATTATTGCCGGATTACTGCGCCGGATTAACGTCCTACAGCACCGCTTCTGGAGTGTTGTCACGGCTGCTGATATTCCCATAGATTGCCAGCTTGGCGGCGGACTACTCCTGACCCATCCAACTGGTGTGGTAATTCATCCCAAGGCTTCGATTGGACCCAACTGCCTAATTCTACAACAGGTTACCGTTGTCAGCGGCGTTAAAATTGGTGGTCATGTGGATATCGGTGCTGGCGCCAAAATCCTGCGCCAAGTTACGATTGGCGATCATGCCAAAATAGGGGCGAATGCTGTCGTGCTTTGTGACGTACCCGCAGGCGCAACAGCCGTGGGAGTTCCGGCAAAAATTATCACCCATCTCTAG
- a CDS encoding glycosyltransferase family 2 protein encodes MVTNQPLFLLIQIILLAIALALLIPIATLLIECMAAFFLPRRDKQEKPAPRPKVTILIPAHNEASDITATLKTILPQLTDSDRLIVIADNCTDNTAEVVRQVGATAIERENPDLRGKGYALDYGLRCIETKPPDVLVFVDADCQVSPGSIDKIARLAAASERPVQATYLMTQPDNPGVNDLISTLSLRVKNLVRPVGLTRLGLPCLLMGSGMALPWSLMSKISLAGCKTVDDMQLAVDLAIAGHPPLFCQDAHVQGRLMKDKAAKSQKARWEHGHLEMLFTEVPRLLKEFISQRRWDLFALALELAVPPLSLLLLIWAAATGGAFVAAVLGVSWIPGMVLGLEGLLILISVIGSWAKFCRADIPGRTLLAVPFYILWKVSLYPAFLIKPQSRWLKTERDTVDVTES; translated from the coding sequence ATGGTTACTAATCAGCCACTGTTTCTCCTGATCCAGATTATCCTACTCGCGATCGCCTTGGCATTGCTTATCCCCATTGCTACTCTGTTGATTGAATGCATGGCAGCGTTCTTCCTACCACGCCGAGACAAACAAGAGAAGCCAGCCCCCCGCCCCAAGGTGACGATTTTAATACCAGCACACAACGAAGCCTCTGATATTACTGCTACTCTGAAGACCATACTCCCTCAGTTAACTGACTCAGACCGACTTATCGTCATTGCTGATAACTGTACCGACAACACAGCCGAGGTTGTGCGTCAAGTCGGCGCAACGGCGATTGAACGAGAGAATCCGGATTTGAGGGGTAAAGGGTACGCCTTAGATTACGGCTTACGCTGCATTGAGACAAAACCCCCTGACGTACTGGTATTCGTTGACGCCGACTGCCAAGTTAGTCCCGGTTCAATTGATAAAATCGCCCGACTAGCAGCGGCTTCAGAACGCCCGGTTCAAGCCACCTACCTGATGACTCAGCCAGACAATCCTGGAGTCAACGATTTGATCTCAACTTTATCACTGCGGGTGAAAAACTTAGTCCGTCCCGTCGGACTCACCCGACTGGGATTACCTTGTTTGTTGATGGGTTCAGGGATGGCATTACCGTGGTCACTGATGAGTAAGATCTCCTTAGCAGGATGTAAAACCGTGGATGATATGCAGTTGGCTGTGGATTTAGCCATTGCTGGACATCCGCCCTTATTTTGCCAAGACGCCCACGTCCAAGGGCGTCTGATGAAAGATAAAGCCGCCAAAAGCCAAAAAGCCCGTTGGGAACATGGTCACTTAGAAATGCTGTTCACTGAAGTTCCTCGACTGCTAAAAGAATTTATCTCTCAAAGACGGTGGGATCTATTCGCCCTCGCCCTAGAACTCGCTGTACCCCCCCTTTCGCTGTTACTCTTAATCTGGGCAGCCGCTACAGGAGGAGCATTCGTAGCGGCAGTATTGGGAGTATCCTGGATACCAGGGATGGTGTTGGGATTAGAGGGACTACTGATTCTGATCTCCGTTATTGGATCTTGGGCTAAGTTTTGCCGTGCCGATATACCAGGACGGACGCTTTTGGCTGTTCCCTTTTACATTCTCTGGAAGGTTTCCCTCTACCCGGCTTTTCTAATCAAGCCTCAGAGTCGCTGGTTAAAAACCGAACGGGATACAGTGGATGTAACTGAGTCGTGA
- a CDS encoding ribbon-helix-helix domain-containing protein yields MNVSLTPELEQFIQRQVNAGKYNSPEEVVIKGIQLLAIMERFSQGSVEVLQPTQPKTEWMPGFFEEVIGGWVGEPLIREPRGEYETRETLF; encoded by the coding sequence ATGAATGTGTCTTTAACTCCAGAACTAGAACAGTTTATTCAACGTCAGGTTAATGCAGGAAAATACAATTCACCAGAGGAAGTAGTTATTAAAGGTATCCAGTTATTAGCAATTATGGAACGTTTCTCACAAGGAAGCGTTGAAGTATTACAACCAACACAACCCAAAACAGAATGGATGCCTGGTTTTTTTGAAGAAGTGATTGGAGGTTGGGTAGGAGAACCCCTAATCCGCGAACCGCGAGGAGAGTATGAGACAAGGGAGACGCTATTTTGA
- the sigC gene encoding RNA polymerase sigma factor SigC has translation MPATPFADTEFDHDQPTYSLDLQDNHGDIDNSVDEFVDPDIEEDIDTTSFAKSANRRTTDLVRLYLQEIGRVRLLRRDEEVSEAQKVQRYMRLLDLRAKFATPEEPVIEHFVHLIETHDRLASQLGHRPSLERWATTAGVDVATLKPSLVKGKQRWAELAELTVKELEQVQAEGLQAKEHMIKANLRLVVSVAKKYQNRGLELLDLIQEGTLGLERAVEKFDPTKGYRFSTYAYWWIRQGITRAIATQSRTIRLPVHITEKLNKIKKAQRKISQEQGRTATIEDIAKELEMDAPQVREVLMRVPRSVSLEIKVGKEKDTELGDLLETEETSPEDVLMREALQRDLQQLLADLTSRERDVICMRFGLGDGHPYSLAEIGRALELSRERVRQIEAKALQKLRQPKRRNRVRDYLEALS, from the coding sequence ATGCCAGCCACTCCTTTTGCCGACACTGAATTCGACCACGACCAACCTACCTACAGCTTGGATTTGCAGGATAACCACGGCGATATAGACAATTCTGTGGATGAATTCGTTGATCCAGATATAGAAGAGGATATCGACACGACTAGCTTTGCTAAAAGTGCCAACCGCCGTACCACAGATTTGGTGCGGCTATATCTTCAAGAAATCGGTCGGGTTCGTTTATTGAGACGAGATGAAGAAGTATCAGAAGCTCAAAAAGTTCAGCGCTATATGCGATTATTGGACTTGCGAGCTAAGTTCGCCACACCAGAGGAGCCAGTTATTGAGCATTTCGTTCATTTAATCGAAACCCATGACCGTTTAGCCTCTCAGTTAGGTCATCGTCCCTCCTTAGAACGCTGGGCGACAACTGCTGGAGTGGATGTGGCTACCCTGAAGCCAAGTCTAGTAAAAGGGAAACAGCGCTGGGCGGAGTTAGCGGAACTGACGGTTAAGGAACTGGAACAAGTTCAAGCCGAAGGATTGCAGGCGAAAGAACACATGATTAAAGCCAACCTGCGCCTGGTGGTGTCGGTGGCGAAAAAGTATCAAAATCGCGGGCTAGAACTGCTGGATTTGATTCAAGAAGGAACCTTGGGATTAGAACGGGCAGTTGAGAAATTTGATCCGACGAAAGGGTATCGGTTTAGTACCTATGCCTATTGGTGGATTCGTCAGGGAATTACTCGTGCGATCGCGACTCAAAGCCGGACGATTCGCTTACCCGTCCACATTACCGAAAAGCTGAACAAGATTAAGAAAGCCCAGCGGAAGATTTCTCAGGAACAAGGGCGCACCGCCACGATTGAGGATATCGCCAAAGAGTTGGAAATGGATGCGCCCCAGGTACGGGAAGTGCTGATGCGAGTTCCGCGATCGGTTTCCTTGGAGATTAAAGTTGGCAAGGAGAAGGATACAGAACTGGGGGATTTGCTGGAAACCGAGGAAACCTCCCCAGAAGACGTGTTGATGCGCGAGGCTTTACAGCGGGATTTACAGCAACTCCTAGCTGATTTAACCAGTCGTGAACGGGATGTGATTTGTATGCGGTTTGGTTTAGGCGATGGACATCCCTATTCCTTGGCTGAGATTGGGCGGGCGCTGGAACTATCTCGCGAACGGGTGCGGCAAATTGAGGCGAAGGCGTTGCAGAAGTTACGTCAACCCAAGCGGCGGAATCGGGTGCGGGATTATCTGGAAGCGTTGAGTTAA
- a CDS encoding NAD-dependent epimerase/dehydratase family protein: MTPKRIFMTGASGCIGQYVAESLIQHTDHELYLLVRNPDKLGFDYHARPGITICQADLRQIDHFRDLLKTVDVAILAATAWGGVQEVFDINVVKTLRLLDLLDTQRCEQVIYFSTASILNQQNQLLKQAGQLGTDYIRSKYDCLQQLSKLAIAPKITTVFPTLVLGGDERKPYSHISSGIKDVVKWMDLIRWFKADGSFHFMHAQDIAQVVLYLVDHPPSQELTTKTGEGLSTNRLVLGNTRLTVNQAVEEVCTYLGKKIYVRVPLSIGLANLLIILFRIQMAAWDRFCLNYRHFSYQNPVNPDTFGLPTYCPTLSDVLKISGLP; this comes from the coding sequence ATGACTCCCAAGCGAATCTTTATGACCGGTGCGAGTGGTTGCATCGGTCAGTATGTCGCCGAAAGTTTAATTCAACACACGGATCACGAGTTGTATTTATTGGTCAGAAATCCCGATAAATTAGGATTTGACTATCATGCTCGTCCGGGGATTACGATTTGTCAAGCTGATTTACGGCAGATTGATCACTTTCGCGATTTGCTCAAAACTGTAGATGTAGCAATTTTGGCAGCAACAGCTTGGGGGGGAGTCCAGGAAGTTTTTGATATTAATGTGGTCAAAACCCTGCGATTGCTGGATTTGCTGGATACTCAACGTTGTGAACAGGTGATTTACTTTTCCACCGCTAGCATTCTCAATCAGCAGAACCAATTACTCAAACAAGCCGGTCAACTGGGAACCGATTATATCCGTTCTAAATACGACTGTTTACAGCAACTCTCAAAACTCGCGATCGCGCCTAAAATTACTACAGTGTTTCCCACGTTGGTATTGGGGGGAGATGAACGCAAACCTTACTCCCATATTTCATCAGGGATTAAGGATGTAGTCAAATGGATGGACTTGATTCGTTGGTTCAAAGCCGATGGCAGTTTCCACTTTATGCACGCCCAGGATATAGCTCAGGTAGTGCTATATCTGGTTGATCATCCTCCTAGTCAGGAATTGACCACTAAAACCGGTGAAGGATTATCGACAAATCGTTTAGTCTTAGGAAATACGCGCCTCACTGTTAATCAAGCGGTAGAGGAAGTCTGTACGTATTTAGGTAAAAAAATTTATGTTCGCGTCCCCTTATCGATTGGACTAGCGAATCTATTAATTATCTTATTTCGGATTCAGATGGCGGCGTGGGATCGATTTTGCCTCAATTATCGCCATTTTAGTTATCAAAACCCAGTGAATCCCGATACATTCGGTTTACCGACGTACTGTCCCACCCTGAGTGACGTGTTGAAAATCAGTGGTCTTCCGTAG
- the hemE gene encoding uroporphyrinogen decarboxylase, which produces MAGLTQVPYLLRAARGEKLERPPVWMMRQAGRYMKAYRDLRDKYPSFRERSEIPEIAIEISLQPWKAFRPDGVILFSDILTPLPGVGIPFDIVESKGPIIDPPIRSQAQIDGLHPLELEKLTFVGEILQALRQEVGNEAAVLGFVGAPWTLAAYAIEGKSSKNYSIIKGMAFSQPAMLHEFLGKIADAIAVYVRYQIDNGAQVVQLFDSWAGQLSPQDYDTFALPYQQRVVEQVKATHPDTPLILYISGSAGILERMGKSGVDIISVDWTVDMAEARQRLGYKMNVQGNMDPGVLFGSQDFIRDRILDTIRKAGNRGHIFNLGHGVLPGTPEDNVRFFFETAKQVDQLLTVHA; this is translated from the coding sequence ATGGCTGGGTTAACCCAGGTTCCTTATTTATTACGAGCCGCTCGTGGTGAAAAATTAGAACGTCCGCCTGTGTGGATGATGCGACAGGCGGGTCGATATATGAAAGCCTATCGGGATTTACGCGATAAGTATCCCAGTTTCCGGGAACGCTCCGAAATTCCCGAAATTGCTATTGAAATTTCTCTCCAACCCTGGAAGGCTTTTCGTCCAGATGGTGTGATTCTATTTTCTGATATCCTCACGCCTCTACCCGGAGTCGGTATTCCCTTTGATATTGTGGAAAGCAAAGGTCCGATTATAGATCCGCCGATTCGCTCTCAAGCACAAATTGACGGGCTTCATCCCTTAGAGTTAGAAAAATTAACATTTGTCGGGGAGATATTACAAGCGCTGCGCCAGGAAGTTGGGAACGAAGCCGCTGTCTTAGGCTTTGTCGGTGCGCCTTGGACATTAGCCGCTTATGCGATTGAGGGCAAAAGTTCCAAGAATTACTCGATTATTAAAGGAATGGCATTTTCCCAACCTGCCATGCTGCACGAGTTTCTGGGGAAAATAGCGGATGCGATCGCGGTTTATGTACGCTATCAAATTGATAATGGTGCCCAAGTCGTGCAATTGTTCGATTCCTGGGCGGGTCAACTGAGTCCTCAAGACTACGATACCTTTGCCTTACCCTATCAGCAGCGCGTGGTTGAGCAAGTAAAAGCCACCCATCCTGATACGCCTCTGATTTTGTATATCAGTGGGAGTGCAGGGATCTTAGAGCGCATGGGTAAATCTGGCGTAGATATTATCAGCGTAGACTGGACGGTGGATATGGCAGAAGCGCGACAGCGGTTAGGCTATAAAATGAACGTTCAGGGGAACATGGACCCAGGGGTGTTATTTGGGTCACAGGATTTTATCCGCGATCGCATTTTGGATACGATTCGTAAAGCGGGGAACCGAGGTCATATCTTTAATTTGGGTCATGGTGTCTTACCGGGAACTCCAGAAGATAATGTCAGGTTCTTCTTTGAAACAGCCAAACAGGTTGATCAATTGCTCACCGTTCATGCGTAA
- a CDS encoding S66 peptidase family protein, with translation MNINQLSPLQPGNLLRVIAPSGALREVDAFYQGVEIWRRRGYRVELPTNWDARDGYLAGTDNQRRQQLAAAWYDPDCRGILCIRGGYGSARLLENWTWTSPVILSREAGEAGGAGGAGGAGGAGGAGGAGGAGGAGGDKIRADESLEAKSSIPKWLIGFSDITCLLWSLAGVGIGSVHAPVLTTLASEPEWSLNRLFDCVEGRPLSPLTGKGWGGGKVRGWLLPGNLTVATHVLGTPILPPLDGAILALEDVTEAPYRIDRLLTQWRMSGMLQKVKGIALGRFSRCHPPQNVPSWTVEEVLRDRLMDLDIPIVSELPFGHDGVNAALPVGRWVELDGDQGTLCWKTS, from the coding sequence GTGAACATCAATCAACTTAGTCCTTTACAACCAGGTAATTTACTCCGGGTGATTGCTCCGAGTGGGGCGTTACGAGAGGTTGACGCCTTCTATCAGGGAGTGGAAATTTGGCGTCGCCGAGGCTATCGGGTTGAATTACCAACCAATTGGGATGCTAGGGATGGCTACCTTGCTGGTACAGATAACCAACGACGTCAGCAGTTAGCCGCCGCTTGGTATGACCCAGACTGTCGGGGAATTCTTTGTATTCGAGGTGGCTATGGTAGCGCCCGTCTTCTGGAAAACTGGACGTGGACTTCCCCGGTAATATTGAGCAGGGAAGCTGGGGAAGCTGGGGGAGCTGGGGGAGCTGGGGGAGCTGGGGGAGCTGGGGGAGCTGGGGGAGCTGGGGGAGCTGGGGGAGCTGGGGGAGATAAAATTAGAGCTGATGAGAGTCTTGAGGCAAAATCCTCTATCCCAAAATGGCTGATTGGGTTTTCTGATATCACCTGTCTGCTGTGGAGTCTCGCTGGAGTAGGAATTGGCAGTGTTCATGCTCCAGTCTTAACCACGTTAGCTAGTGAACCGGAATGGTCGCTGAATCGCTTATTTGACTGTGTAGAAGGACGCCCTCTGTCACCTTTAACCGGGAAGGGTTGGGGCGGCGGTAAGGTTAGGGGGTGGCTTTTGCCAGGGAATCTGACTGTGGCAACTCATGTACTGGGTACGCCGATTCTACCCCCGCTAGATGGGGCAATTCTGGCGTTAGAAGATGTGACAGAAGCGCCTTATCGAATTGACCGCCTGTTGACCCAGTGGCGGATGAGTGGCATGTTACAAAAGGTTAAGGGTATTGCCTTGGGACGGTTTAGCCGCTGCCATCCTCCCCAGAATGTGCCAAGTTGGACGGTTGAAGAGGTGTTACGCGATCGCTTAATGGATCTTGATATCCCGATTGTATCCGAGTTGCCCTTTGGTCATGATGGGGTCAACGCGGCTTTGCCTGTGGGACGCTGGGTTGAACTGGATGGGGATCAGGGAACCTTATGTTGGAAAACTTCATAA
- a CDS encoding tetratricopeptide repeat protein, protein MSESSINSLLENLKNPDENVRKQATEELWRIWFYQKGISGMERLGRTQMLLERGETAQAEALLTQIIREQPDFAEAWNRRAVLYYILKQYQKSRDDCQQVIRLNPIHFGALHGLGLCYMALGDYQAAITAFRKALDIQPYSLINQKFILECTARLS, encoded by the coding sequence ATGAGTGAATCATCCATCAATTCCTTACTGGAGAACCTAAAAAACCCTGATGAAAACGTCCGCAAGCAGGCAACCGAAGAACTCTGGCGTATCTGGTTCTATCAAAAGGGCATCTCCGGCATGGAACGGCTAGGGCGGACACAGATGTTATTAGAACGTGGGGAAACAGCTCAAGCTGAAGCTCTGCTGACCCAGATTATTAGAGAGCAACCTGATTTTGCCGAAGCTTGGAATCGACGAGCCGTTCTTTACTACATACTTAAACAGTATCAAAAGTCAAGGGACGATTGTCAGCAGGTTATCCGGCTTAATCCCATTCATTTTGGGGCGCTGCATGGTTTGGGATTGTGTTATATGGCGTTAGGAGATTATCAAGCGGCAATTACAGCCTTTCGCAAGGCGTTGGACATTCAACCCTATTCTTTAATTAATCAAAAGTTTATTCTGGAATGCACGGCGCGGTTGAGTTAG